In Phreatobacter aquaticus, a single genomic region encodes these proteins:
- a CDS encoding GNAT family N-acetyltransferase, whose amino-acid sequence MTVRLQACEDADLPALTGLWTSAWTQAYPRIDFERRRDWFAERIRGFMRDGVAVVLAFQDEQVAGFVTIDPQTGWIDQMLVGLAHQGTDIGQVLMDEAKRLVPGGLSLDVNADNARAIAFYRKQGFTRTGGRSNEQGAAIDLMAWTPAGGS is encoded by the coding sequence GTGACGGTGCGGCTTCAGGCCTGCGAAGACGCCGATCTGCCGGCGCTGACCGGGCTGTGGACCAGCGCCTGGACGCAGGCCTATCCGCGGATCGACTTCGAGCGACGGCGAGATTGGTTTGCCGAGCGCATCCGGGGATTCATGCGGGATGGCGTTGCCGTTGTCCTCGCCTTCCAAGACGAGCAGGTTGCGGGCTTCGTCACCATCGATCCGCAGACCGGCTGGATTGACCAGATGCTGGTCGGCTTGGCCCATCAGGGCACCGATATCGGACAGGTGCTGATGGACGAGGCCAAGCGCCTCGTGCCGGGTGGACTGAGCCTCGACGTCAACGCGGACAACGCCCGCGCGATCGCCTTCTATCGCAAGCAGGGCTTCACGCGGACCGGCGGACGGAGCAACGAGCAGGGCGCCGCCATCGACCTCATGGCCTGGACGCCGGCTGGCGGCTCATAG